A genomic window from Chaetodon auriga isolate fChaAug3 chromosome 13, fChaAug3.hap1, whole genome shotgun sequence includes:
- the LOC143329989 gene encoding matrix-remodeling-associated protein 5-like: protein MYRSVRVPVPLLTLLVLTLVLPMGQACPRSCNCYQASEVHCTFRSLLTIPPGLPAHTRRINLGFNSISRIHDSSLAGLKKVELLMLHSNDLHHLPDAVFRDMKSLQILKLSYNKLREISSSLTFSGMTSLLRLYLDHNLLQHIHPRALLQLPSLRLLRLQGNRLHQLHPHTLCTLSLLNTYYFSTLRHLDLSNNSLTTLPRETLATAPLLESLVLQANPWSCDCRMNWFLTWTLAHPGLMKCPSGPQCPICDSPSSLQGQGLLEQTDLLCTSPVISSPGTDTPSETEISEIQSSDSFREPLGSVSLGLSDQQGYSVDLSCNITRSFESQDIAPPPDLSLASTSPIPLALSLSLECPVERQSYERLWRILAYYSETAVRLEREIMLSKAPALAYRYRQSAETDGYYHTGVKASVRARPHWLLQPAISIQLNRAQSNGHKVQLIYSTRVSTHPDHTSQPSTSSRTSQPWVLISTNHTTTALAAAADSKVELPCPLLSSGNPIVEWILPDGSKLISPYKSPDGRLWASNSGLLLHKVQLSDAGIYYCIARAGRDVDVLPLRLVVEESSVPPSGEEVGPPVTGTVGEPVSLSCEASGSPVPHWSWVLPDGTIVQQGLAVSGGLTVQSNGSLSLSNPSQRDAGHYRCISVNQYGSDSLSMELDLHMRRLPPLRTSFPRGPQSAAGRSTKIRAPLLQLEEGSGDEEEEEEERTLSGSSKHPRPLQPSPNRRYPIGKPRRRGPMREGPLRRGGPVSATDHRRNRFENRHRITTNKQRIDPQKWADLLAKIRQKTANTNNSQPIAAGRPTAEPMGRGGNTGRHEGDDVTEKGRAEGAETEGSSVDDADLQEEGLQPIRPVLTDMQTHRETKPDAQTVTEITKEMVRTTETQTDIENEAETHIQTEKAGSTETVTNPETWKEQVTSKPISGTNEIVPEPGDGDEREANPNPSRIRPQRPRQGLFPNLVPNSRPQNPWNSRRRIGQRRRIMNRPRGRPLTPSRPLPDPTSQTVTPDTAADHIHMLLLASTTASPAILLTGSDHIGDSVAQNPLSLPVSNTLGISTSKSASPSLPPSPSTLSSLSPSHTKTHKDTMTHSANIPNTAEPTLFNKPTPALAQSDPTITQTYEPDADARMHTHGTQTHIETHTALGKHVDRPSSKHDEELERNLLDVPYVSHSSTSLLATLSSTASSTITTAATTAPTTAKITATPSAFLKSTHSTSSVGSTASTSTTTVSEDTLPTTTAITPITTSPITSTTTDIIIPTSSTTRSTTTTLTSTTTTTTPILTSSTPTTTTTTSPSTTYSPTTTATSTTISFKAIPTTRNPTTTTTTTATTTKTTTTTTTPILTSTTPTTTTTSPSTTFSTTTTTTTATSTTISFKAIPKTHNPTTSPTTTATTTKTTTPTTTTRITISAKTSPTTTKAATTSAPSTTRTMTSTSTTASSRQRLNVGQVDHRGRPVSGAPNQSRPPTDWKNPGANSIPDSHSGRPHWPSSPSLPAAPGAPVLRSRPRIADPHIRTVSFPVESTARLACEAQGEPKPFITWTKVATGAVMSIHSRAQRFEVLPNGTLVIRNVQLQDRGTYICSAHSFLGRDRLLTTLEAWTRPPRMQLASYREATIHQGGEVHLECQADGVPSPLLSWVLPDRSVLTSAAPSTSRITMDTNGTLHISVTLPSDRGVYRCVASNSAGAASASVRVHVSSLPPVIQQRREEHLLLSPGRSVYAHCSARGAPPPTLRWRIPDGTLVRPSQFLHGNLFVLPNGTLHIRKVGPQDSGNYECTAINAVGADKRTVRVELERGPEGDRRQGGAINEGAKAVATEKPSPSLSLQKEPSHPSNSLSSPRLSPPSPFDRSRTLPLSPISPRSSSYPHQPSSTNSPPLINKIITASPMHSTNINKTKPSTLSPASTGPTNNTKVLPGIVNNTRVTSSSPSDKSRASAVLHPSPISPFSRAHIVSTSPSITTVHYGEALQLHCSVTGNPTPIIIWRTPSRKLVDVHFSFDRRLKVHPNGTLSVQAVTEKDTGDYLCIARNKVADDYRLLRVSVATKPAKIEPKQPLNQMVLFGKPLKVDCQASGLPDPAVRWSLPDGTMVNSVLQGEDRGGRARRLTVFDNGTLLVPAVGMGEEGEYICYAENQGGRDSMKVKVKVMMTSPPTFSDDRGYHVIKVHQGTTATIRCQATGDPTPTVTWFSPAYRVIPQSLGSGFYSERVVVVSGGTLEVRRAQKTDTGNYTCRASNSAGERRMVVGLEVEGPNHGLSQQVGGRGWSATNGHSSRSGDNVNNAGIVQYGSTNGVTSRLGSNNNSNNGYTDNNGRIRNIVPNNGINTPSSGFNPALRSDSQNRLNRPVSGITSQIDSSVISVGVGRNIGTNADNIGINTNGPGISSSNNVGNSHGTVRGESVERNPGANNNEVIAAKAGNDANTGRDNGKIGTGTGTLRGNGFSGSSNIGVTNDNSRNRGGSSSTGIAASNAGTVGVVTTAKQRAVKGQTVLLPCPSQGSPPPRLAWLLPGNGVLPAPYYGSRLTVHRNGSLELRGVRMSDGGTLVCVVRGERGETRIQVELEVSEPQEEARAPHRAPAVERPMQGSAGLIEAPRLLDSDQSLTSKPERPNPRIPANQTPLHRSSSLPTAPRPIGPPPRSTGPVLEPAVSTRTAPLVSIINGETLRLLCPTSQTHGYNQGSLSWTMPSGKVLSRGERSDSGQYLVQEDGTLTVQQASVFDRGTYTCRSTSHDSSSVSLITVPVIVIAYPPRITTGPSPVTYTRPGVAVELPCLTIATPRATVTWETPDLTQLRVMGQARIYGNRYLSPQGSLVIQNPTSRDTGFYRCTAKNVIGVDSKATYLHVI, encoded by the exons ATGTACCGGAGTGTGCGTGTGCCGGTGCCACTGCTGACTCTCCTGGTGCTAACACTCGTGTTGCCCATGGGCCAGGCCTGTCCCAGGAGCTGTAACTGCTACCAGGCCAGCGAAGTCCACTGTACCTTTCGTTCCCTGCTCACTATACCTCCAGgcctgcctgcacacacacgccgcATAAACTTAGG GTTCAACAGCATCAGCAGGATCCATGACAGTTCTCTGGCTGGGCTAAAGAAGGTGGAGCTTCTGATGCTCCACAGCAATGACCTTCACCATCTCCCAGATGCAGTGTTCAGGGATATGAAATCATTGCAG ATATTAAAGCTGAGCTATAACAAGCTGAGAGAGATCTCTTCATCGCTGACCTTCTCTGGCATGACCTCACTGCTGCGCCTGTACTTGGATCACAACCTCCTCCAGCACATCCACCCCCGGGCCCTGCTCCAGCTGCCTAGCCTCAGGCTGCTACGTCTGCAAGGGAACAGGCTGCATCAGCTGCACCCTCACACTCTGTGCACACTGTCCCTCCTGAATACATATTACTTCTCTACACTCAG ACACCTAGACCTGTCCAACAACAGCCTAACCACTCTGCCCAGAGAGACCTTAGCGACAGCACCTCTGCTGGAGAGTCTTGTGCTGCAAGCTAATCCATGGAGCTGTGACTGTAGGATGAACTGGTTTCTCACTTGGACTCTGGCTCATCCAG GCTTAATGAAATGTCCCAGTGGCCCCCAGTGTCCAATCTGTGACTCGCCCAGTTCCCTTCAAGGCCAAGGCTTGCTTGAGCAGACTGACCTATTGTGCACCTCACCTGTCATCTCCTCCCCTGGAACAGACACACCTTCAgagacagaaatcagtgaaatcCAATCAAGTGATTCCTTCAGAGAGCCTTTaggctctgtctctctgggtcTGTCAGACCAACAGGGGTACAGTGTTGATCTGAGTTGCAACATCACTCGCTCTTTCGAGTCCCAGGATATTGCTCCTCCTCCAGATCTCTCCCTGGCCTCTACTTCTCCTATCCCCCTTGCTCTTTCACTTTCCCTGGAGTGTCCTGTGGAGAGACAGAGCTATGAGAGACTTTGGAGGATCTTAGCTTACTACAGCGAGACTGCGGTTCGCCTGGAGAGGGAGATCATGCTGAGTAAAGCCCCGGCATTGGCCTACCGCTACAGACagtcagcagagacagatggataTTATCACACTGGAGTCAAAGCTTCTGTTAGAGCCAGACCACATTGGTTGCTACAGCCAGCcattagcattcagctgaaCAGAGCACAGTCCAATGGACACAAAGTTCAACTTATTTACTCAACAAGAGTTTCTACTCATCCTGACCATACCTCTCAGCCCTCAACCTCTTCCCGTACCTCTCAGCCATGGGTGCTGATTTCAACTAATCACACCACCACAgcactggcagcagcagcagacagtaaGGTGGAGCTACCATGCCCTCTTCTAAGTTCTGGTAACCCCATAGTAGAGTGGATTCTCCCAGATGGATCCAAGCTCATCTCCCCCTACAAAAGCCCAGATGGTAGACTATGGGCCTCAAACTCTGGTTTACTTCTACACAAAGTGCAGCTCTCAGATGCCGGTATCTACTACTGCATAGCCCGGGCAGGCAGGGATGTAGATGTTCTCCCCCTGCGTCTGGTAGTGGAAGAGTCCTCTGTTCCACCTTCGGGAGAGGAAGTGGGACCTCCTGTCACGGGAACAGTTGGGGAGCCCGTCAGCCTCTCCTGCGAGGCATCTGGTTCACCAGTACCTCATTGGAGTTGGGTGTTACCGGATGGGACCATAGTACAGCAGGGATTAGCTGTATCAGGTGGGCTCACTGTACAATCAAATGGGAGTCTTTCCCTGTCTAACCCTTCTCAGAGGGATGCTGGTCATTACCGCTGCATTTCAGTCAACCAGTATGGTAGTGACTCTCTGTCCATGGAGTTGGACTTACACATGCGACGTCTCCCTCCTCTTAGGACTTCATTTCCCAGAGGGCCACAGTCAGCCGCTGGCCGGTCAACTAAGATACGAGCTCCGTTACTACAACTGGAGGAAGGATCgggggatgaagaggaagaagaggaagagagaactCTTAGTGGCAGTAGTAAGCATCCAAGACCTCTCCAACCTTCCCCAAACAGGCGTTATCCAATCGGAAAACCCCGAAGACGTGGGCCCATGAGAGAAGGCCCCTTAAGAAGAGGAGGGCCTGTATCAGCCACTGACCACAGAAGAAACCGCTTTGAGAACAGACACAGAAttaccacaaacaaacaaaggataGACCCTCAGAAGTGGGCTGACCTCCTGGCTAAAATACGACAAAAGACTGCTAACACCAATAACAGCCAGCCCATCGCAGCAGGAAGGCCCACAGCTGAACCGATGGGAAGAGGCGGAAATACTGGAAGACATGAGGGAGATGATGTTACAGAGAAAGGTAGAGCTGAGGGAGCAGAAACTGAAGGGTCATCTGTTGATGATGCTGATCTACAAGAAGAAGGCCTACAGCCCATTCGCCCTGTTctcacagacatgcaaacacacagagaaacaaaaccagacgctcaaactgtcacagagaTAACGAAAGAGATGGTGAggacaacagaaacacagacagatataGAGAACGAGGCAGAgacacatatacagacagagaaagcaggTTCGACAGAGACAGTGACAAACCCAGAGACGTGGAAAGAACAGGTCACATCTAAGCCAATCTCAGGAACAAATGAAATTGTCCCAGAACCAGGTGATGGAGATGAGCGTGAAGCAAACCCCAACCCATCTAGAATCAGGCCTCAGAGACCCCGGCAGGGCCTCTTCCCTAATTTGGTTCCAAACTCTCGGCCTCAAAACCCTTGGAACTCTCGCAGGAGGATCGGACAGCGTAGACGAATCATGAACAGGCCCAGGGggcgacctttgaccccatCCCGACCTCTCCCTGACCCTACATCTCAAACTGTGACACCAGACACTGCTGCAGATCACATTCATATGTTATTGCTGGCGTCAACAACCGCATCTCCAGCTATTTTGTTAACAGGGAGTGACCACATTGGGGACAGTGTGGCACAGaatcctctgtctctccctgtttctAACACTCTTGGTATCTCCACTTCAAAATCTGCCTCCCCCtcgctgcctccctctccctccactctctcttCATTATCCCCctctcacacaaagacacataaagacacaaTGACTCATTCAGCCAACATCCCAAACACTGCAGAGCCCACTCTCTTCAACAAACCGACACCAGCACTGGCTCAGTCTGATCCTACCATCACACAGACATATGAGCCAGATGCAGACGCCAGGATGCATACACatggcacacagacacacatagaaacacacacagctttggGCAAACATGTCGATAGACCCTCAAGCAAACACGAtgaagagctggagaggaaTTTGTTGGATGTACCATATGTGTCCCACTCTTCCACCTCTCTCTTGGccactctctcctccactgcttCGTCAACCATCACCACTGCCGCTACTACTGCACCAACTACTGCGAAAATCACTGCAACTCCTTCAGCTTTTCTCAAGAGCACTCATTCTACTAGTTCTGTTGGAAGCACTGCAAGTACATCTACTACTACTGTTAGTGAGGACACACTTCCCACAACAACTGCAATTACTCCTATTACTACAAGTCCCATCACATCTACTACAACTGACATTATTATTCCAACATCAAGCACTACCAGAAGTACTACAACTACTCTAAcctctactactactaccacgACTCCTATTCTTACATCTTCTACAcccactactactactaccactagCCCTTCTACTACTTATAGTCCTACTACGACTGCTACTAGTACTACAATTTCATTCAAAGCTATTCCCACAACTCGCAACcccactactactactactactactgctacaaCTActaaaactactactactaccacaaCTCCTATTCTTACATCTACTACTCccactactactaccactagCCCTTCTACTACTtttagtactactactactactactactgctactagtACTACAATTTCATTCAAAGCTATTCCCAAAACTCACAACCCCACTACTTCTcctactactactgctacaaCTACTAAAACTACTACTCCCACCACTACTACTAGAATAACCATCTCAGCCAAAACGTCTCCAACCACCACAAAGGCAGCTACAACCAGTGCACCTTCTACTACCAGAACAATGACATCAACAAGTACCACAGCATCATCCAGACAGAGGCTGAATGTTGGCCAAGTTGACCACAGAGGGAGGCCTGTTTCTGGCGCTCCGAACCAGAGCCGACCCCCTACTGACTGGAAGAACCCTGGAGCTAATTCTATTCCAGACTCACACAGCGGCAGGCCACACTGGCCCTCCTCCCCTTCGCTCCCTGCTGCTCCTGGG GCCCCAGTTTTGAGATCCAGACCCAGGATTGCAGACCCACACATCAGGACAGTGTCGTTCCCAGTGGAGAGCACTGCCAGGCTGGCTTGTGAGGCTCAAGGAGAGCCGAAACCCTTCATCACATGGACCAAGGTCGCCACAG gaGCGGTGATGTCAATCCACTCCAGGGCTCAGCGTTTTGAGGTCTTGCCAAATGGCACCCTTGTCATCCGGAATGTTCAGCTGCAGGACAGGGGCACATACATCTGCAGTGCACACAGCTTTCTGGGTCGTGACAG ATTACTAACCACCCTGGAAGCATGGACCCGCCCCCCTCGGATGCAGCTGGCCAGCTACAGAGAGGCTACCATTCATCAGGGTGGAGAGGTACACTTGGAGTGCCAGGCGGATGGCGTTCCCAGTCCTCTGCTCTCTTGGGTTCTGCCTGATCGCTCTGTCTTGACCTCTGCTGCCCCCTCCACCAGTCGCATCACTATGGACACAAATGGAACCCTTCATATCTCAGTAACTTTGCCGAGTGATAGAGGAGTGTATCGCTGTGTGGCTTCTAACTCAGCAGGTGCTGCCAGTGCCTCTGTGCGTGTCCACGTGTCCTCGCTGCCGCCGGTGATACAGCAACGCAGAGAGGAACACCTGCTCTTGTCTCCAGGGAGGTCTGTTTATGCACACTGCTCTGCCCGAGGTGCCCCGCCACCAACTCTGCGCTGGCGAATCCCAGATGGGACTCTAGTTCGCCCATCCCAGTTTCTCCACGGTAACCTGTTTGTCTTGCCCAATGGGACACTGCATATTCGAAAAGTTGGGCCTCAGGACTCAGGGAATTATGAGTGCACAGCAATTAATGCTGTCGGAGCCGATAAAAGAACAGTGAGGGTAGAACTTGAAAGGGGaccagagggagacaggagacagggaggagcaaTAAATGAAGGGGCAAAAGCAGTTGCTACTGAAAAACCATCTCCTTCGCTGTCACTCCAAAAAGAACCCAGCCATCCCTCAAATTCACTCAGCTCCCCTAGActctcccctccatctcccttTGATAGATCAAGGACCTTGCCGCTCTCCCCCATCTCTCCTCGCTCATCATCCTACCCTCACCAACCCAGTTCCACCAACTCGCCTCCTCTAATCAATAAAATCATCACTGCCTCCCCAATGCACTCAaccaacatcaacaaaacaaaaccctccACTCTCTCCCCAGCCTCCACAGGGCCTACAAATAACACCAAAGTCTTACCCGGCATTGTAAACAACACAAGAGTTACTTCTTCTTCCCCCTCTGACAAAAGCAgagcctcagctgtgctgcaTCCCTCACCCATCTCCCCCTTCAGTAGAGCCCATATAGTCTCTACATCTCCCTCCATTACTACTGTCCACTATGGGGAGGCTTTGCAGCTCCACTGCTCTGTAACTGGCAACCCAACACCCATCATCATTTGGAGGACTCCCAGCAGGAAGCTGGTGGATGTTCACTTCAG ttttgaCCGCCGTCTAAAGGTGCATCCTAATGGCACCCTGTCAGTCCAGGCAGTGACAGAGAAGGACACAGGAGACTACCTCTGTATCGCACGTAACAAGGTCGCAGATGATTATCGCCTCCTACGTGTCTCTGTGGCTACCAAGCCTGCTAAGATTGAGCCCAAGCAGCCACTCAATCAGATGGTGTTGTTTGGCAAACCACTAAAG GTGGACTGCCAGGCATCAGGACTGCCTGACCCAGCTGTCCGCTGGAGCCTACCAGATGGAACCATGGTGAACAGCGTGTTGCAGGGGGAAGACAGAGGAGGGCGAGCACGAAGGCTGACCGTGTTTGACAATGGGACGTTACTGGTTCCAGCAGTGGGTatgggagaagaaggagagtaTATATGCTATGCTGAGAATCAAGGAGGACGAGACAGCATGAag GTCAAAGTGAAGGTCATGATGACATCCCCACCAACATTCAGTGATGACAGAGGCTACCACGTCATCAAAGTCCATCAGGGGACAACCGCCACAATTCGCTGCCAGGCCACAGGAGATCCGACCCCGACAGTCACATGGTTTTCCCCAGCATACCGTGTCATCCCACAAAGTCTGGGATCCGGATTTTATTCTGAGCGGGTTGTGGTGGTTTCAGGTGGAACACTGGAGGTGCGCCGGGCTCAAAAGACTGACACGGGAAACTATACATGCCGAGCAAGCAACTCAGCTGGGGAGAGGAGAATGGTGGTGGGCCTGGAGGTGGAGGGTCCTAACCATGGACTGAGCCAGCAGGTCGGAGGAAGAGGTTGGAGCGCTACCAATGGTCATAGCAGCAGATCTGGGGACAATGTTAATAATGCAGGGATAGTCCAGTATGGATCTACCAACGGAGTCACAAGCAGGCTTGGTAGCaataacaacagcaataatGGCTATACTGATAATAATGGCAGGATAAGAAACATTGTACCAAACAATGGCATTAATACACCAAGCAGTGGCTTTAATCCTGCTCTTAGGAGTGATAGTCAGAATAGACTCAACAGGCCTGTCAGTGGAATTACATCTCAAATTGATAGCAGTGTAATCAGTGTTGGGGTGGGCAGGAATATAGGCACTAATGCAGATAACATTGGAATAAATACAAATGGACCTGGCATAAGTAGTAGTAACAACGTGGGCAACAGTCACGGCACAGTTAGAGGAGAAAGTGTAGAAAGGAATCCTGGGGCTAATAATAATGAAGTCATTGCAGCAAAGGCAGGTAATGATGCAAACACTGGTAGAGACAATGGCAAGATAGGTACTGGTACTGGCACACTCAGAGGAAATGGGTTCAGTGGGAGTAGTAATATCGGAGTGACCAATGACAACAGTAGGAACAGAGGTGGCTCTAGCAGTACTGGTATAGCTGCTAGTAATGCAGGCACTGTGGGCGTGGTAACAACAGCGAAGCAACGAGCAGTGAAAGGCCAAACTGTTCTTTTGCCATGCCCCTCCCAAGGCTCCCCTCCCCCTCGTCTGGCCTGGCTTCTGCCTGGTAATGGCGTGTTGCCAGCTCCTTATTATGGCAGCCGACTCACCGTGCACCGAAACGGCTCTTTGGAACTGAGAGGCGTGCGGATGAGTGATGGCGGGACCTTGGTATGTGTGGttagaggtgagagaggagagacgaggatacaggtggagctggaggtctCTGAGCCACAGGAGGAGGCCAGAGCTCCACACAGGGCACCGGCTGTGGAAAGACCTATGCAGGGAAGTGCTGGTTTAATTGAGGCGCCTCGCTTACTGGATTCAGATCAATCCTTGACTTCAAAGCCTGAGAGGCCTAATCCAAGAATCCCAGCTAATCAAACGCCTCTACACAGAAGCTCGTCTTTACCGACTGCGCCTCGCCCAATTGGCCCTCCACCCCGTTCAACTGGCCCTGTGTTAGAGCCAGCAGTGAGCACCAGAACAGCTCCCTTGGTCAGCATCATTAATGGAGAGACCCTTCGCCTGCTTTGCCCTACTTCTCAAACTCATGGATACAACCAGGGCTCTCTCTCCTGGACCATGCCCAGTGGCAAGGTACTGTCCCGGGGTGAGAGGAGCGACTCAGGCCAATACCTCGTCCAAGAGGATGGAACACTAACAGTGCAACAGGCCTCAGTGTTCGACCGCGGCACCTACACCTGCAGATCCACCAGTCACGACTCCTCTTCAGTTTCACTCATCACGGTTCCCGTCATTGTCATCGCCTACCCCCCTCGCATCACAACAGGCCCCTCCCCGGTGACCTACACACGCCCAGGGGTTGCTGTGGAGCTGCCGTGCCTGACTATAGCAACACCCCGGGCGACGGTTACCTGGGAAACACCAGACCTGACACAGCTGAGGGTGATGGGTCAGGCTCGTATCTATGGCAACCGCTACCTTAGTCCTCAGGGTTCCTTGGTGATACAAAACCCGACAAGTAGGGATACAGGATTTTACAGATGCACCGCCAAAAATGTAATAGGAGTGGACAGCAAGGCGACCTACCTGCATGTTATATAA